The DNA window GGCTCGGAAGAGCGGGCGCTTTGCCGAGGAGATCACCGCCATCGAGATCCCGCGGCGCAAGCAGGAGCCGTTGATCTTCGATACCGACGAGCACCCGCGCGAGACCAGCCTCGAGATGCTCCAAAGCCTGAAGGCACCCTTCCGCCAAGGTGGCAGTGTCACTGCCGGCAATGCCTCGGGGGTCAACGACGGTGCCGCCGCCATGCTGGTGGCGAACCAGGAGACGGTGACCAAGTTCGGCCTCGAGCCCATGGCGCGGATCCTCGGCATGGCCACCGCCGGCGTCGAGCCGCGCATCATGGGGTATGGTCCGGTGCCCGCGGTCAATCGGCTGCTCGCGCGCACCGGCGTCTCCCTCGATGAGATCGACGTGATCGAGCTCAACGAGGCCTTCGCCGCCCAGGCGTTGGCTTGCATGCGCGACCTGGGCCTCGCGGACGACGACCCGCGGGTCAATCCCAACGGCGGCGCCATCGCCCTGGGCCACCCGCTGGGTATGTCTGGTGCCCGTTTGCTGCTGACCGCCGCCCATGAACTGCGCCTGCACGGCAAGCGCTACGCGCTGTGCACCATGTGCGTGGGCGTTGGCCAGGGGATTGCGACCTTGATCGAGCGGGTCTGACCCAGGGCCTGGTTCAAAGCCTGAGTGCTTGACCGGGGCAGGGGCGATGATGAGTAGCGTACGCCGGCAGCTCGTCATCGCTTCGCCCGTGGGTTGAAAGAAATGCTCGATCCCGCTGATGGCGCGTCAGGCGCCTGAATAACATGGGTATATTTTCTATGAATAATAATATCTAAGACTAAAGACCTATAAAGAATTCATCGTTTTTGGACAAGGGCTGACTCATAGACATAAGTCTAGGGAAGTAGGCTGGTTCAATTCAAAGGTGAATATCTTCAATATCGAAGTGCGGACAGTCATCACTATTCATCCTATGAAATCACCTTGTGTGATTGATCTTCAAAGATAGCGGCTTGATAGATCATTTTATTCGCACGCTGACCTGTACACAAAGAAGGTCAGGACGGATCGACTCGTCTTTGGAAAATGGGAAAAGGCGATCTCGGTTCATGGAGATACCCTCCAATGACAATAAATTTCATGAAATTTCATATGGATCGATATTTTGAAGGAGGTGTGATGTGAGTGATGAGAAGCACGTTGACGCAATTGTCGTCGGAGCCGGGTTCAGCGGTCTGTACATGCTCAAGAAGCTGCGTGACGAGCTAGGGCTCGATGTCGTGCTGTTCGACAAGGCGGGCGATGTGGGAGGCACCTGGTACTGGAACCGCTATCCTGGCGCACTGTCTGATACCGAAGCCTATTTGTATGTCTATTCATGGGACAAGGAACTCCTTCAAGATCATGCCATCACGCATCATTATGCGAATCAACCGACGATCATTGGTTATTTGAAAAATGTCGCCGCTCGGCATGATCTGAGAAAGAACATCGTATTCAATACAGGCATTTCGTCAGCCATCTATGACGAAAAAAACGGCCTTTGGCATGTTACTACCGACAAAGATGACGACTATACCTGTCGCCATTTCGTCACGGCGCTGGGGCTGCTGTCGGCTTCCAACGTTCCGAATATCGAAGGGCGGGAGACCTTCAAAGGGCAGAGCTATCACTCCGCACAGTGGCCTGAAGGGGTCAACTTGGAAGGAAAGAAAGTGGGGGTGATCGGCACCGGTTCGACCGGCACCCAGATCATTACCGCCATCGCCCCTGTCGTAGGCGCGTTGACCGTATTTCAGCGTAGTGCCCAATACACGGTTCCCGCAGGGAACGGGCCCGTCGCAGAAGAGTATGAAAAAGCAATCAAGGAAAACTACGATGAAATATGGGAGGGCGTTTGGAATTCCAGCCTGGGCTTTGGGCTGAATGAGACCTCGCGCTCCCTACACGATGTTTCCGAAGAAGAGCGTGATGCCATCTTTCAACAGGCATGGAAGAAAGGCGGCGGCTTCCGCTTCATGTTCGAGACCTTCGGTGATATTGCAACCGATGAAGTCGCGAATAAATATGCGCAGGACTTCATTCGTCGAAAAATTAGAGAAATCGTCAAGGATCCGGTCACGGCTGAAAAGCTCTGCCCCAAGGATTTGTATGCCAAGCGTCCGATATGTGACAGTGGTTACTATTCAGTCTACAACCAAGATAATGTAAGTCTCGTCGATGTGAAGGCGAATCCGATCAAGAGAATCACGCCGAACGGGATTCTGACCGAAGATGGCGTCGAGCATGCACTGGATGTCATCATCTTCGCCACGGGTTTTGATGCCGTAGATGGTAACTACACGAAATTCGAGGTTCGCGGACGTGGTGGGAAAGACCTGAAAGAACACTGGAAAGAAGGTCCTTCCAGCTATCTGGGGATGTTCAATAACGGATATCCCAATATGTACATGGTGCTTGGTCCGAATGGACCTTTCTCCAACCTGCCGCCCGCCATCGAGCTCGAGGTCAGGTTCATCAGTGATCTGATCAAGCATGCCGAAGAGCAAGGGTTCGCCACGGTAGAGGCGACGGGCAAGGCGGTCTCGACATGGTCCGATGCCTGCGACGAGATTGCGCACATGACCCTTTTCCCCAAAGCGGAGTCATGGATATTCGGCGCCAACATTCCGGGCAAGAAGAATCAAGTATATTTTTATATGGGGGGCATCAAGGCATTCAAAGAGGCGCTGGAGCGAACCAAGCTGAATGGTTATGAAGGGTTGACGCTGACCTATGCGAACGTAGAAAAAGCCGGGACCGCATAACGATATCCTATCGACGTCGTGGACCGGTCGGAATTGAGGTCCACATTCGGATAAGTTTTCATCAAAGGGGTTCAGTATGTATGCGGATCTTGGTTTGTTCATCAATGGAAGGCTCGTCAATATTGAAGGCGGGGATAGATCGTCCGTCCATAACCCGGCCAATGATGAGGTCATCGGGAGCTTTCCCA is part of the Halotalea alkalilenta genome and encodes:
- the pcaF gene encoding 3-oxoadipyl-CoA thiolase; translation: MSDVYLCHPRRTAIGRFGGSLSSVRPDDMAASIIKAVLAGAPQLDPAAIEEVFMGCANQAGEDNRNVARMSALLAGLPTSVPGTTLNRLCGSGMDAVGTAYRAIKSGEMGLALAGGVESMSRAPYVLGKADSAFSRGQQIEDTTIGWRFINPLMKKVYGVDSMPETAENVAEQFCISREDQDAFALRSQQKAAVARKSGRFAEEITAIEIPRRKQEPLIFDTDEHPRETSLEMLQSLKAPFRQGGSVTAGNASGVNDGAAAMLVANQETVTKFGLEPMARILGMATAGVEPRIMGYGPVPAVNRLLARTGVSLDEIDVIELNEAFAAQALACMRDLGLADDDPRVNPNGGAIALGHPLGMSGARLLLTAAHELRLHGKRYALCTMCVGVGQGIATLIERV
- a CDS encoding flavin-containing monooxygenase yields the protein MSDEKHVDAIVVGAGFSGLYMLKKLRDELGLDVVLFDKAGDVGGTWYWNRYPGALSDTEAYLYVYSWDKELLQDHAITHHYANQPTIIGYLKNVAARHDLRKNIVFNTGISSAIYDEKNGLWHVTTDKDDDYTCRHFVTALGLLSASNVPNIEGRETFKGQSYHSAQWPEGVNLEGKKVGVIGTGSTGTQIITAIAPVVGALTVFQRSAQYTVPAGNGPVAEEYEKAIKENYDEIWEGVWNSSLGFGLNETSRSLHDVSEEERDAIFQQAWKKGGGFRFMFETFGDIATDEVANKYAQDFIRRKIREIVKDPVTAEKLCPKDLYAKRPICDSGYYSVYNQDNVSLVDVKANPIKRITPNGILTEDGVEHALDVIIFATGFDAVDGNYTKFEVRGRGGKDLKEHWKEGPSSYLGMFNNGYPNMYMVLGPNGPFSNLPPAIELEVRFISDLIKHAEEQGFATVEATGKAVSTWSDACDEIAHMTLFPKAESWIFGANIPGKKNQVYFYMGGIKAFKEALERTKLNGYEGLTLTYANVEKAGTA